A portion of the Cryptomeria japonica chromosome 5, Sugi_1.0, whole genome shotgun sequence genome contains these proteins:
- the LOC131055078 gene encoding uncharacterized protein LOC131055078 has translation MDQQIKTEFTQNGFALEDEEDTLQKCLTFCINFGLKPSELVSSWEVYYLNMQLDGCKVLSSHLDGFRQHLQNEQKQSLQKQDTDLHFYSSNDIDMLLENGHESNDDDTQNTPVKQSIRSTGHGTPDLFSPFALAKTPGTDGKSSGKYRSRVRSSSPVTPFGNRSNKYVVQFVFNKDISDGSTEDKAAEPQSEDDVIRRMPPVQRYSLQMLGSWPTPRCRYMYDSIEEKFESLERRIKMFASALAAKEAHNFSSNVALASQESVFVVGLVCCDGEGHLNDKSIMLEGSVEFSGGQTVRLDLHKLDGFSFFPGQVIGVEGNNPSGHCLVASRLFDSFPTSYPLHLGDSDAPSAKRLAVDRNSTITSLPRTQKSISMLIAAGPFTTTDNLDFEPLIDLLAYARKKQPNLLLLMGPFIDSDHPQIKIGTVDRLFSQIFQEEVGARLQEYCEEMGPGARVVLVPSTRDAHHDSVFPQPPFNIDAYEDSNQQITCIANPGIFSFNEITIGCCTVDILRHLSSEEISRIPEGSSNDRLARLATHVLKQRSFYPLFPAVSGLNLDLSVAPEALHMLSIPDLLILPSDLASFVKVLHLADAIQKTELGPSQNGSHEDFTHRQYVCVNPGRLAKGINGGTFAELFSQGKNTDSTVADATDCITDRTKISIVRI, from the exons GCAACTGGATGGATGCAAGGTACTGAGCTCACATTTAGATGGTTTTCGTCAGCATTTGCAAAATGAGCAGAAACAATCTTTACAAAAGCAAGACACAGATTTGCACTTCTATTCCAGTAATGACATTGACAT GTTACTAGAAAATGGGCATGAAAGTAATGATGACGATACCCAAAATACTCCAGTTAAACAATCCATCAGGTCAACTGGACATGGTACCCCagatttgttttctccatttgcACTTGCTAAAACTCCTGGTACAGATGGAAAATCTTCTGGGAAATACAGGTCCAGAGTCAGGAGTAGTAGTCCAGTTACTCCTTTTGGGAATCGATCAAACAAGTACGTGGTGCAGTTTGTGTTCAATAAGGACATTTCAGATGGATCTACAGAGGACAAAGCAGCTGAGCCACAATCTGAGGATGATGTGATAAGAAGGATGCCACCAGTGCAAAGGTACTCCTTACAAATGTTAGGTTCATGGCCCACTCCTAGATGCCGTTACATGTACGACAGCATCGAAGAGAAG TTTGAGTCTTTGGAAAGGAGAATCAAAATGTTTGCCTCTGCGTTAGCTGCCAAGGAAGCTCACAATTTTTCCAGTAATGTTGCTCTTGCATCGCAG GAAAGTGTGTTTGTGGTGGGACTAGTTTGTTGTGATGGTGAAGGCCACCTGAACGATAAGTCTATTATGCTTGAAGGCAG CGTCGAGTTCTCTGGAGGTCAAACAGTGAGACTTGACCTCCACAAGTTGGATGGATTTTCTTTCTTCCCTGGTCAG GTGATTGGAGTTGAAGGAAATAATCCCAGTGGACACTGTTTGGTTGCATCAAGGTTGTTTGATTCATTTCCTACTTCATATCCCCTTCATCTAGGTGATTCAGATGCACCTTCAGCAAAACGGCTAGCAGTGGATAGAAACTCAACAATTACTTCTTTACCTAGAACTCAAAAATCAATTTCAATG TTGATAGCTGCAGGTCCTTTCACAACTACAGACAACTTGGATTTTGAACCATTAATAGACTTGCTTGCATATGCACGGAAAAAACAACCTAATCTGCTTCTTCTG atgggtCCTTTTATTGATTCAGATCATCCACAGATAAAAATTGGAACCGTAGACAGATTATTTAGTCAAATATTCCAGGAAGAAGTTGGTGCAAGG CTACAAGAATATTGTGAAGAGATGGGACCTGGTGCTCGTGTTGTGCTTGTGCCGTCTACTCGTGATGCACACCATGATTCTGTATTTCCACAG CCGCCATTTAACATAGATGCTTATGAAGATTCAAATCAGCAA ATAACCTGCATTGCAAATCCAGGGATTTTCTCTTTTAATGAG ATTACCATTGGTTGTTGTACGGTAGATATCCTACGACATCTTAGCAGTGAGGAAATCTCACGGATCCCTGAAGGTAGCTCCAATGACAGGCTTGCAAGGCTTGCAACTCATGTCCTAAAGCAGCGAAG CTTCTATCCACTTTTTCCGGCAGTTTCTGGATTGAATTTGGACCTTTCTGTGGCACCAGAGGCTTTGCACATGCTCTCAATCCCTGATCTTCTTATTTTACCCTCTGATCTTGCATCATTTGTGAAG GTTTTGCACCTAGCTGACGCCATTCAAAAAACAGAATTGGGCCCATCACAAAATGGCAGTCATGAGGATTTCACACATCGTCAATATGTCTGCGTTAACCCTGGCAGGCTGGCTAAGGGTATCAATGGCGGTACATTTGCCGAGCTCTTTAGTCAGGGAAAAAATACTGATTCTACCGTAGCAGATGCAACAGACTGTATTACAGATAGAACCAAAATTTCCATTGTGCGCATTTGA